TCTGGCACCAATCATATCTTGGGTCACCGATTGCGTACCAAAAACTTTCCAAAACCAACCAAGCAAATTCATATTCCCTATTTAATTGTGGGAGGCGGAATATCCGGGCTAAGTGCTGCTAGGCAATTTTCAAAAAAAGGAATTCATGATTTTTTAGTGGTGGAATTAGAAAACCATTTGGGAGGAAATTCATCAAGTGGAGAAAATAAGTATTCTAAATATCCGCTAGGAGCGCACTACTTACCATTGCCTAATAAAGCCGATCAAGAACTGCTTGATTTTCTTGAGGAAGAAGCCATTATTCAAGGTTATGACCATGAGGGTTTTCCAATATTTGATGCGCAACAACTCACATTTGCACCAGATGAAAGATTGTTTTATAGAAACAATTGGCAGGAAGGTTTGGTGCCAAAAACTGGAAACACGCCAGATGAAGATGCACAAATTCAAGATTTTTTCTTGAAGATGAGTACTTTTAGAACGGGTAAAGATAAAGATGGAGTGTATTATTTTGATATTCCGTTATCCAAGTCTTCTCAGGACTCATCCATACGAGCTTTAGACAAAATGACAATGCTGCAATGGTGCGCGCAAGATGGGTATACAGCGCAACCACTCTTGAATTACATTGATTATTGCTGTAGAGATGATTTTGGTTTAGGGATCAAAGAAGTTTCGGCTTGGGCCGGTATACACTACTTTGCAGCTCGTAAGCAAGACACGGCTCCAGATGGAAATGATACCGTACTTACTTGGCCAGAAGGAAATGCGCGTTTAGCATCACATTTAAAAAAATATGCTCATTCTAAAACACTAACCAATCACATTGTATTTGATATAAAAATTGAAAATAAGAAAGTAATTGCTGCCACATATGATGCGCAAAATCAAACTTCACTTGAGATAATTGCCGATAAGGTTATTATGGCTACACCTCAGTTTGTCAATCAATACTTTTTTAAGGATCGAAAAAAAATCACTAAAGATTTTCATTACGCACCATGGTTTTTGGCAACTCTAGTAGTTTCAGAACTTCCAGATAATGGTAGTTTTCCTTTGTGTTGGGACAATGTAATTTATGGTTCAAAAGGGTTGGGGTATATCTACGACCAACATCAAACTTTAGAGCAAATCCAACCCAAAAAAGTGATTACGTACTACTATAGTTTTTCAACGGTTGAGATCAAGGAAAATCGCAGACTTTTGTACTCCCAAAAAGAAAGCTATTGGAAACAAATAGTTCTTAACGATTTAAAAATGGCACATCCCACCATTGAAAGTTTTATAGAGGACATACACATTCATAGATTGGGACATGGAATGATTAGTCCTGTTCCGGATTTTATTTTTGGTCAAGCCAAAAAAGAAGCTTCAGCTAGCATTGATAATCGGATTTTATTTGCTCATTCTGATTTGGCTGGAATTTCAATTTTTGAAGAAGCATTTCATCAAGGTATTAATATTGTTAACACAATTCTAGATGGAACAACCGTGGATTGATAAGCCTAAAACAGATGTTGTTTTTATTCTAGCACCTGCTTTTTTTCTGGTTGCTGTTGTTTTTTTATTTCAAGATGCGTTACAGTATGTGGAGGAGCATTTTTCCTTTTATACCTGGTTGTTTCTGATTGTTTTTATAGATGTGGCTCATGTGTATGCTACCTTGTTTAAAACGTATTTTGTTCCAGAGGCATTTCAAAAAAAACGGTCTTTATTGATTTTTCTCCCGATTTTATGTTTTGTAATTGGTATGATTCTCTTTAGTTTTGGAAGCCTTGTCTTTTGGTCAGTCTTGGCGTATGTAGCTGTTTTTCATTTTATAAGGCAGCAATATGGATTCATGCGCTTGTATTCACGTAAAGAAGTAAAAACCAAGTGGAGTACTTTTTTCGATGCTTTAGTTATTTATACCGCTACAGGATATCCTATGTTGTATTGGTTTTTCTCAACACCTAGAGCTTTCAACTGGTTCACGCCCCATGATTTTGTAAAACTTGAACATCAAGGGATTTTAAGTGTATTGGGTTGGGTTTACGCACTAATTCTTGTAAGTTATCTAGTTTTTACGGGGTATAAATATGTAAAAGATCAGTATTTTAATATTCCAAAAAATGCCATTATTGCCGGAACTTTTTTATCATGGTATTTCGGAATCGTATATTTTAATAATGATTTGGTTTTTACGTTACTCAATGTGGTTTCTCACGGTATTCCGTATATGGCTTTGATTTATCTTAATGACATTCAAAAAAATAGTACCAATTCATATCGTTTTTTAGGTTCTCTGCGTGGCGCTAGAGGAGTACTTCTTTTTATTAGTTTTGTGCTTTTTATCGCTTTTTGCGAAGAATATTTTTGGGAAATATTGGTTTGGAACGATCAGTTTGCTGTTGTTAATTATGATTTTTCTAGCTGGCAATTTATCTTGGTTCCCTTACTCACAGTACCTCAATTTACCCATTACTTGCTTGATGGTTTTATTTGGAAATCCAAGTAAAAATTTGCTGTGTAAAGTCGGTTTTTAATTTTCGTTCTGCGAAGTAATCTTTTCGCAACAGTTTAAATATAGTCTTTTAAAAGTGTGGGGCCTTCAAGGATTTCTTTTACTACCTGCAGCGTACCATCTTCTTTAGTATCAATAAACCATTTTATTAATGTTATGGTTCCTTCAACGATTTCTATTCCGGTTATGCTACGCGGATGTACGCAACTACCGTCGTTAAAATAAGGAACAGTATGAGCATTGGGATAAGAAAAACTAGGTCTGTGTGTATGTCCTACAATGGTAAGTTTCCTATTGTTATTTGCAATCCATTTTTTTATTCTGAGTTCAATTTTTATGCGTTCCACATAATTTTTTGCTGGACTTGTAGGATCAGAAATTCCCCATATTTGCAGTGGTCTCCATAATATTCGTACTAAAAACCGATTTATTTTCCAACCTACATAATTCATATAATCGGCTTGATGACCGTGGGTTAAAAACAATTCTTGTTTGGTTTCTTTATGTTGTAGAACTAAAGCTTCGTGACATTGAATACCAGTAAACAGGGGCTGAACGGTATCGTTTTGAGTATTGGTATAGGTAAACAGTATTTTTTCAACATTTTTTTTGTCCTTAAAATTCATTTCATGATTCCCCCAAATTTTAAAATACCGATTTGAATCGTGGAATTTTTTTAACAACAAGTACACGCTTTTATGGGCTTCAAAAATGGTTTTGAAATAGACGTTTTCCCATAATTCATCACCGTCACCAAGTTCAAAATAAGAAAAGCCTTCTTTGTAATATTGGGTCATGGCGTGAAAATACACATTTCTATTGTCTGCAAAGTCATCTGCAAAACTATTATCACTTCTGTGGCAATCACTAAATAAAATGAATTTTGATGTGTCATCAAAGGGAATTCTTGCTGCTTCTGTGTATGCTCTTGTTAATCTTTTTTGGGATGACATCTTTGCTTTTTAGTGCAATAAAGATAAAAAAAATACGGTAAAAAGTAGTCCATAAGCCTACTCTTTACCGTATTTATTATTTAAAATCCTGGCTTAAGCCAAAGCGACATTTAGTGTTAATGACTCTTCTATAGCATCCCAAAGTCCAATTCTTTTTTCTAATGCCATTTTCGAAACTTCCTCCACATCTGACCATTTTTGTTCGTCAGTACCACATAGCTCTGTGATCATTTTCATGGCCATTGGTCCGTGTTCGTCACCGTCAAGTTCAATATGTCTTTCAAAATAATAGATAAGTTTACTCAAGTCTGTTTCAGGGAAATTAGCTTGAAAGTTCTTCAAGATTTCAGTAAACATACTTGGAATTAAATCTTCTCTACCAAAAGTGAAAGCAGCGGCAATTTCATGAGATTTACCTTCTTCAATAACTCGGAAAGTAAAGTCTAAAAAAGCTTTAATGTTGGGATGTAAATTACTTGTTTTAATAGCAACAAAAATATTTTTCAAAGAGTCTACTTCTTGTAAAAAGCTTTTGATTCCATTGGTATCTGCTTGACACGCTTCCATGGCCTCAATATACATTTCATAATGACTGGAACGTTTACCATCAAGAGTCAAATCAGACTCTTCGGCTAATACAATTTCATTGATTAAATATCTCGTTTCAGGATTTACAGTTGCAAACCAAGGTGTTGTTGTGCAGGTAAGCTTTGACTGAAGCGCTTTTAAAAGTGACATAAAATCCCAAACAGCGTAGACGTGATTTTCAAGAAAACACTGTAAATCTTCAATTGTTCTCACTTTGTTGTACAATGTGTGCTGCAGTAATTGTTCTTTTTGTGATTGAATACTTTTGTTTATTGTGGCAATATTCATAGGTGGTATTTTTGTGTAAAGATAAAAAAGCTTCTTGTTTCCAAGAAGCCTTTGTTATCATTTTTAAGTATACTTTAATAAACGTTTACTACTACTTAAAAGCTGGAATTCCAGTAATATCCATACCTGTGATTAGCAAGTGAATGTCGTGTGTCCCTTCGTATGTAATTACAGATTCTAAGTTCATCATGTGGCGCATAATTGAGTATTCTCCAGTAATCCCCATTCCACCTAAAATTTGTCTGGCTTCACGAGCTATATTGATAGCCATGTCAACATTGTTTCTTTTGGCCATCGAGATTTGAGCCGTTGTTGCTTTTCCTTCATTTCGTAAAACACCAAGTCTCCAAGTTAGTAATTGTGCTTTGGTGATTTCGGTAATCATTTCCGCCAATTTCTTTTGTTGTAATTGTGTTCCTGCAATTGGTTTGTCAAACTGAATTCTTTCTTTAGCATAACGCAAAGCAGTATCGTAGCAATCCATAGCGGCACCAATAGCGCCCCAAGCAATTCCGTAACGAGCCGAGTCTAAGCAACCAAGCGGTGCTCCTAATCCAGATTTATTTGGTAAAAGGTTTTCTTTTGGAACCTTTACGTTGTCAAAAATTAATTCTCCTGTAGATGATGCACGAAGCGACCATTTGTTGTGCGTTTCTGGAGTAGTGAAACCTTCCATGCCACGCTCTACAATCAAACCGTGAATTCTACCTTCTTCATTTTTAGCCCAAACTACAGCAATATCTGCAAACGGAGCATTAGAAATCCACATTTTGGCACCATTTAAAAGGTAATGGTCACCCATGTCCTTAAAGTTGGTTGTCATTCCACCAGGATTAGATCCATGATCAGGTTCGGTCAAGCCAAAACAACCCATGAATTCTCCGGTAGCTAATTTTGGTAAGTATTTCATGCGTTGCTCTTCGTTTCCATATTTCCAAATAGGATACATCACTAAAGAGGATTGCACAGATGAAGTAGAACGAACACCAGAATCTCCGCGCTCAATTTCTTGCATGATCAAACCGTATGATATTTGGTCTAAACCAGCACCTCCGTATTCAACAGGGATGTACGGACCAAAACCACCAATTTCACCCAAACCTTTTATAATTTGTTTCGGGAATTCAGCACGTTGTGCAAAGTCTTCAATAATAGGCGATACTTTTTTTTTTACCCAAGCACGTGCCGATTCGCGCACTAGTTTGTGTTCTTCGGTTAGTAAATCGTCTAAGTTATAATAATCTGGTGATTGAAATAAGTCTGGTTTCATGGTTTAGAATTTTATAGCTACAAATTTACATAAAGAAATATAACAAAACCATTAACAATTGTTATATTTTTGTACGACTTGATTTTTTAATTAAATTTCAATTGATTTTTATAGATTATTTGTGAAATTCTGATATCTCTTAAAAAATGAGTTTCTTTACAGGCTCAAAAAAACAACAAATGAAAACTTATTTTTTATATCTGATCTCTTTCTTTTCATTTTTTTATTTACCACTTCAAGCACAAAAGGTTTTTGAAATAAATCAATACACACATTTTCAAGATGAAATTAGGAGATTAGCAAGCTCTTACCCTGATAGTGCTTTAATTGTTGCAAAGAGATTAGAAAAATCAATAGATTTTGAACAAAAAATTTTTGCCAAAGGCTCTATTGCATTTTTAAATCAAATCAAAGGCGATACAGTACGATCAAATCAAGAAATTAATGAAGCAATTAGGCTTTCTGCAAAAATTCCAAATTCAGAAAAAAAATACAGGACTTTAGCTTATTTAAATAACTACATGGGAGTTATTGACCGATTAAGAGGTAAATTAAGTTCAGCTTTATTAAAACTTAACAAAGGTTTAGAGTTTTCAAAAAAGGCTAATGATATTATACAGGTTGTAAAGATGGAAATGAATATTGCGGGAATTAAC
This portion of the Flavobacterium sp. CECT 9288 genome encodes:
- a CDS encoding serine/threonine protein phosphatase; translation: MSSQKRLTRAYTEAARIPFDDTSKFILFSDCHRSDNSFADDFADNRNVYFHAMTQYYKEGFSYFELGDGDELWENVYFKTIFEAHKSVYLLLKKFHDSNRYFKIWGNHEMNFKDKKNVEKILFTYTNTQNDTVQPLFTGIQCHEALVLQHKETKQELFLTHGHQADYMNYVGWKINRFLVRILWRPLQIWGISDPTSPAKNYVERIKIELRIKKWIANNNRKLTIVGHTHRPSFSYPNAHTVPYFNDGSCVHPRSITGIEIVEGTITLIKWFIDTKEDGTLQVVKEILEGPTLLKDYI
- a CDS encoding acyl-CoA dehydrogenase family protein; the protein is MKPDLFQSPDYYNLDDLLTEEHKLVRESARAWVKKKVSPIIEDFAQRAEFPKQIIKGLGEIGGFGPYIPVEYGGAGLDQISYGLIMQEIERGDSGVRSTSSVQSSLVMYPIWKYGNEEQRMKYLPKLATGEFMGCFGLTEPDHGSNPGGMTTNFKDMGDHYLLNGAKMWISNAPFADIAVVWAKNEEGRIHGLIVERGMEGFTTPETHNKWSLRASSTGELIFDNVKVPKENLLPNKSGLGAPLGCLDSARYGIAWGAIGAAMDCYDTALRYAKERIQFDKPIAGTQLQQKKLAEMITEITKAQLLTWRLGVLRNEGKATTAQISMAKRNNVDMAINIAREARQILGGMGITGEYSIMRHMMNLESVITYEGTHDIHLLITGMDITGIPAFK
- a CDS encoding DUF3050 domain-containing protein, whose amino-acid sequence is MNIATINKSIQSQKEQLLQHTLYNKVRTIEDLQCFLENHVYAVWDFMSLLKALQSKLTCTTTPWFATVNPETRYLINEIVLAEESDLTLDGKRSSHYEMYIEAMEACQADTNGIKSFLQEVDSLKNIFVAIKTSNLHPNIKAFLDFTFRVIEEGKSHEIAAAFTFGREDLIPSMFTEILKNFQANFPETDLSKLIYYFERHIELDGDEHGPMAMKMITELCGTDEQKWSDVEEVSKMALEKRIGLWDAIEESLTLNVALA
- a CDS encoding NAD(P)-binding protein; translation: MKNGENYNTSRRFFVKTVGLALLAVPFLQACQEKVIQVLIRLSGTNHILGHRLRTKNFPKPTKQIHIPYLIVGGGISGLSAARQFSKKGIHDFLVVELENHLGGNSSSGENKYSKYPLGAHYLPLPNKADQELLDFLEEEAIIQGYDHEGFPIFDAQQLTFAPDERLFYRNNWQEGLVPKTGNTPDEDAQIQDFFLKMSTFRTGKDKDGVYYFDIPLSKSSQDSSIRALDKMTMLQWCAQDGYTAQPLLNYIDYCCRDDFGLGIKEVSAWAGIHYFAARKQDTAPDGNDTVLTWPEGNARLASHLKKYAHSKTLTNHIVFDIKIENKKVIAATYDAQNQTSLEIIADKVIMATPQFVNQYFFKDRKKITKDFHYAPWFLATLVVSELPDNGSFPLCWDNVIYGSKGLGYIYDQHQTLEQIQPKKVITYYYSFSTVEIKENRRLLYSQKESYWKQIVLNDLKMAHPTIESFIEDIHIHRLGHGMISPVPDFIFGQAKKEASASIDNRILFAHSDLAGISIFEEAFHQGINIVNTILDGTTVD